GGTTCGATCATCTCTCCAGAACAACTGAATGCTCTGTGTGAGTTGGGGACTGTTGGTGACATTGGCTTGCGTTTCTTTGATGCCTGGGGGCATATCGTTAATTCATCACTTGACGATCGCGTGGTAGGGATCTCGCCTAACCAGTTGCGAAAGATCGAACGTGTGGTAGGCATCGCGGGTGGATCTGACAAGATAGAGGCGATCTGCGGCGCTGTGCGCGGAGGCTTAATCAATGTCCTCATCACAGATGTCACTGTAGCCGATGCGCTGATGAATTGCGAGCTATGAAGAAGAAACGGATTCTGGCTTATGCCAGAGCTTTTGGGACGAGGTTAATCGACCATGAGAGTACTGATCTTAGGCGCTCCCGGTAATATCGGCACCGCTATCATCCATGAATTCATCGCGCGTGGCGATGATGTAACCGCTTTTAATTTGCCTGCACGACGTGAGGCTATACCGCCTGACGTGCATTTTATTGCGGGCGATCGATACGACTTTCCGGTATTCGAAGCGCAAATGCGAGAAGAAGGATACTTTGATTGTGTTATTGACATGATCTGCTTCGATCCAGCTCACGCCGAAAGCGCGATTCGAGCTTTCGATAGCCACATTGGACAATATATCTTCACCAGTACTGTCGATGTCTATTGCAAACCAGCCACACATTATCCCATTACTGAAAGCGAGCCTCGACGCGGGAACAATGCGTACGCGCGTGGTAAAAAGCTGGCGGAGGATGTATTTCTGCGCCAGCATGACGAGGGTGGTTTTCCTGTAACGATCATCCGGCCCGCATTCACCTATGGCGAAGGAGGTGGGATAGTTGACATATTTGGGTGGTCTACGAGCGTTTTTGACCGTATTCGAAAAGGAAAGCCGCTGATTTGTCACGGTGATGGCTCGTCATTTTGGGTGGCCAATCACCGGGATAGTCTTGCCGTTGCTTATGGTAATGCTGCCCACAACCCAGCCGCACTTGGTCGAATCTATCATGTGACTGGGGAGGAATGGCTCACCTGGAATCGATATTTCGAGATCATCGCCGAAGCGATCGGTGCGCCCAAACCGCAGTTAGTCCATATCCCAACGGACGTGCTCAGCCAGATTGCACCCGCTCGAACCGAGGGGCTAGTATCTAACTTCTCGGGCAATAACGTTTTTGACAATACAGCAGCGCGTACCGACCTGGGTTACGTGTATAAAGTGACGTGGACAGAGGGTGTCCGCCGCGTGTATGACTACCTCGAACGGCACGGTAAAATAGAGGCGTGTGAGGAGAATAGCTTCCAGGATCAGATTATCGGCATCTGGCAGAGTATGACGTCGAACCTACCTTGACCTGCCCCCCAAAAACTGATCCAAGTTGTATGTTAGGATCGGACACATCAAGGAGGCAGGGAAATGCCACACAAACGCTATTCACCCGAGGAAATCATCCACAAGTTACGCGAGGCTGAAGTCTTGCTCAGCCAGGGTCAGACGGTAGGAGAAGCGGTGCGGCAGCTCGGGATTGCCGAGCAGACGAACTACCGCTGGCGCAAAGAATATGGTGGGCTGGACAAAAGCCAGCAGCACGACTGAAAGAGTTGGAACGCGAGAATCTGAGGCTGAAACAGCTGGTGGCGGAGCTATCGCTGGACAAGTCGATTTTGGAGGAAGCGCTGTCAAAAAAGTAGTCGGCCCGGCCAGGCGGCGCGAGGTCGTGGCGCACATTCAGCAGCAGTTGGGCGTGTCTGAGCGGCGCGCCTGCAGGGTGTTGAGATAATCACGGGCCACACAGCGTTACGTCAGCCAACGCGGTGAGGAGGAAACACAGTTGACGGCGCGGATTGTGTAGCTGTCCAGCACATACGGCCGCTACGGCTACCGTCGCATCACCGCGCTACTGCGGAACGAAGGCTGGAGGGTCAACCACAAGCGCGTGGAACGGATCTGGCAGCAAGAAGGCTTGAAGGTGCCGGCCAAACAGCCCCGACGCGGACGGCTGTGGCTGAATGACGGGTCCTGTATCCGGCTGCAGCCGGCGTATCCGAACCACGTGTGGAGCTACGACTTCATGGCCGACCGCACGCACAATGGCGCGCCGTTTCGCATCCTGAACATCATCGACGAACACACCCGCGAATGCCTGGCCACACACGTGGAACGACACTTATCCCACCATGAGGTGCTGGAGGAGTTGACCTGGCTGTTCTGCACGCAAGGTCTGCCCGCCTACATCCGCTCCGACAATGGTCCGGAGTTCACCGCCCAGCGCGTCCGCGACTGGCTGGCTCGCCTGAATGTCGGACCGTTGTTCATTGAGAAGGGCAGCCCCTGGGAGAACGGCTATATCGAGAGCTTCAATGGCAAGCTGCGCGATGAGTTGCTCAATGGGGAGATCTTCTATTCGCTGAAAGAAGCCCAGATACTGATCGAGGATTGGAGACGCCATTACAACACCCAGCGACCGCATAGCTCACTTGACTATCGTCCCCCGGCTCCGGAGGCTATACTCGTCGCACCACTCGCCACCACCGCCCGGAGTCTCACTTTATGAGTGGTCTAGAGTCTGGGGGCAGGTCAGGTTGACTTCATTTTATGGGCGCGCCAATTCGGTTGCGCTAAACTGCTAACAGCGCCTCGCGTGTAGTGCAAGCAAACAAGGAAGTCTTAAAGTTCGCCATAAGATCGAGGAACGTGGAACAGCATGGCTGGCCCCGGAGCTGATCATATTCCTACCGTTGATGAGGTCCAAGAGATTGCGGCTCTGGCGGATCCAGTCCTGCGCAATCTGCTCATTACGCAGTGTTATCACCACCTGTCCCTGTCTGTTACTCCGCGTACTGGCATGGTCGCCAACTGGTGTACCTTCGCTACCTGGGCATCGAAACAGGCCGGACAGACGATCCGGGGCGAGGACTTGTCCCAAGTGCTCGGTGACGTAGCGCGCCTACCCCCTTTCGCCCTTCAGCCCGTACAACAAACGGTTGCCCAAGCGCTTGCTTTTGGATCGAGATACGCCCCCAGAGAAATTCGAGCTGTGTTAGCCGATCTACTCGACCCACTTACCGCGATTCGGCGAGCGAGCGATGCGATGGCCCGAGGCAACCAAAAAGTGTTTGCGGAAATCGGCTACGAATTCGCACGCTTTGCCGCCATGTGTCTGGTTGACTCCACGCCAACGCAAGAGAACATCGACCGCTTCTGTGGTGATCTCCGTCCGGGTGAACCGCCAAATGGCCAACGGTATCTTCGTCAGGCATTTGCACGTTATTATCAAGCCTTCTTTGAAAGGGATGCAAAGACACGCGCCGAACTGATGTTGCTGGCCAATATCGAGATCGGGCTTCATGAGCAGACGCGCTTGCAGCCCGAGATTGTCGAGGCGATGGATGCGGCATTCATCGAACGCGAGGAATTTCGGCAACGCTTGATCGGCGCTTTGTTCGCCTACCAGGGATGGTTCGCGCGGCTGCGCTTGTTTCTGCTGAGATTGATGGGGCACCCCACACCTTTGGACGCTGCCATCGCTGACCTTTGGTCCGAGATGCGCCGGCTGAATCGCCAAGTGATCACGGAATATCTGCTGTCGATTGGCCTGCCCCATGGCGTGCGACTGCGACTGGGCGCCGACATCACAACGCCCTATCCTTCGTCGCTCACGCAACTTGTGCTCACGGACCTTCAGTCGCTTCTTGCTGAGTTGGACCCGATCCCAGACAGCCCGCGCGAAAGTGGTGCTATTGACTGGGGGAACTTGCCCGACCGTCTTCGCTTCATCATCGAAATGTTCCGCTGCTACCAGGAATCGTTATCTCTGTTTGACTCTCCTTACACGGTGGAGCAGGTCGCAGTCATACAATCAGGTCATGTGCCCACCAGCCTGCTCTAGTGGGCATCTTGCCAGGAGCCAGAAACTATTATGCGGGTGACCAGAGAGCATGGTTTATGAGATTCCGGGACGAGTAGCACGCCTTCTATTCCCTAGATCTAGGCAGCCTGAGGAGTGCCGGACGAGGCAGTCTGATGGCCGCTCCTCCTACTTGACCGGGTTACCACAGTGACCCGGTCTTTTTTGCCCCATTGCTTTATGTGTTGCCGGAGTCGACCGCACCCGCTAACAGAATTGTGCGCGGCGCGGGCTGCAAGTGTTTATGAATCACACAATGGCTCAATCTCAAACTGATCGCGCTGCTCACACGTGAAGGATGTCCTGTACCGGTTGGCTTCCGCCCAGGCGAGCAGTCCGTCTGGCGGCAGGGAGGCATCCCACACGATGATCTGCTTGCCCTCCGCGAGCGACACGATTCGCTCGCCGTCATTGGTGAACTGGCCCGCGACGGGGCCGGAGTGGCCCACGAAGCGATTTAGCGGCTCACCGGTCGCGACGTCCCACAGAATCATTGTCGTATCCACCGATCCTGACAGCAGCAGCGTGCCATCAGAGTTGAAGTCGAGGCTGGTAACGTCATTTGAGTGCGCCGCAAGCGTCCGTACCGGTTGTCCGGTTGCCAGATCCCACAGGATCACCGTGTCGTCGCCACCACCAGAGGCCAGCAGCGTGCCTTCACCATTGATAGCGAGGGCGAGCACCTCGCCAGTGTGCCCCTCCAGACTGCGCTTGATCTCGCCGGTTGTTGTGTCCCACTCAAAGACGTAGCCATCGCGTGAGCCGGAATAAAGCGTATTGCCATCCGGGCTAAACAGGACGGCATCGACCCAGCCGGTGTGCCCCTCGAAAATGTGAATCGGCTCTCCAGTAGCCAAATCCCATTGAACAATGCGCTGACCAGCGGATTCGCCGACGACAAGCGAGTGTCCGTCTGGGCTAAAGGCGGCGCTAATCGCTTTGCCATCGCTATGGTCGAGGGTCTGTATCAGTTCTCCCGATGCTACATCCCAGACATAGACGTTCCCGTTCGGCCCGCTATAGTCCATCGCCAGAAACAACTGGCCCTCTGAACTGAAACTGGGCTGGGCCATTCCCGGCTCGCCGTGAAGCGTTTGCACCAGCTCGCCGGTTTCAAAGTTCCAGATCTCAATGGTGCCGTCCCTAGCGATGACGCCTACCCGGTGGCCGGAGACAGCAATCGATATGAGTTGGTCCTCTTCGACATCCAGGCTTTGCGAGGGCGAAGGCATCACAGCGCGTGTGCCGGGCCACCAGGTATCCCACAGGATGGCGGTTCCATCGCTGGACGCGGATAAAATCATGCTGCCGTCGGGGCTGAACTCTACATTCTGTACACGCTGGGTGTGGCCGTCGTAGGTGCGGACCAACTGCCCGCGCTCCAAATCCCACAACTGGACGACGGTGAACGGATCGTTGCTTCCGGTCACAAACCAACGCTCGTCAGGGCTGACGGCCACGTCCTGGAAGCTGATTACAGGCGAGGTGATGTCCCACACGATCTCGTCCGTGCGCCAACGCCACAGGATTGCTTCACCGACGCTTTTTCCGTCGGGCGTTATCCCCTCGCCTCCGAAAATGATGCGCTCACCGTCCGATAGGAACTGGGCATCCCATACCCCTGCCAGTCCGGGCGGGCCTTCATATTTGTATGACTGGACCAGATCCCAGGTCGCGGCATCCCACACTTTGACCGTGCCAGCCAGTGACGCGGACACGAACAGCGTGCCGTCTGGGCTGAAATCGCCGGACAGAATAAACCCGTTGTCATGCGCGTCAACCTCGTGCAGGAGTTCCAGGGTGTGGGCATCCCATACGTATATCTTGCGCGCATCACCCTCCGTGGCGGAACTCACCATCACGGTTTCGTCGGGACTCCAATCCAGCATGCTGTGCGAATGATCGCCTGCCACCAGCTCGTTCACGTCGCCCGTTTCCAGATCCCACAGCAGAACGTTGTTTTGAAAGCCCCCGATAGCGGCGAGATGGTCATCTGGGTGGATTGCGATCATCGTGAGGGTGAAATCGGTTGCGAGCATGTCCACCGCTTCGCCGGTGTGGGTATCCCACAACACGGCGCGTCCATCCCAGCCGGACGTGATGATGTGCTGGCCGCCGGACACGTAAGCGGCGTCGAAGATGGTCGAGGTGTGAACGCCAGTGAAGCGCTGGCGAATCCAGGACGACGTGGCCAAGTCAAAGAACACGCGGTCTGCATCCGGCGGAGGGCTACCCATGTTGATCGCTTCGCGGGCCAGCGCCAGCGCGACGTCCGGCCTGCCGTTGCCGAATTCCTGCCTCGCGCCCATCGACAGCGCGATGCTGCGGAACTCGGCGGCGTTGCGCTGCGCGTCTTCCTGCGCGGAGACGGCATTCTGTCGCTGTAGAAAGATCCCGGCGGTAAGGAGAATGCCAAACGCCGACGCGACCAGCAGGATGCCGACAATCGCGCGCATGCGGCGATAAGCGCGGCGCTCCAACCGGCGCTCGTAAGCCTGCCGCTCAGCTTCGGCCTGTGCCTGCGTCTCACGCTGCGCGAGGCTGGCGTCCAGAAAGGCGCGCTCGCTGCGTGTCAGATCCACGCTAGTGGTCTGCATCCAGTCATCGAACTGTGCCAGACGCGCCCCGTTCAGCAAGAAGCCGCGATTGCGGTCAGTGGCAAGCCATTCGGCGGTTGCGGCAGCCAGCCGCCGCTGCCGCTGGATGTCGTGGCGACCGTCGTCCAGCCAGCGACGCAGGCGCATCCACTCGCGCAGTAGGGCTTCGTGCGCCACCTCGACCGTCGGGCTGCGCGTGACCGGGTCGTGGTCGAAGGTCAGCAGGCGTGCGCGGCCAAAGGTATCCATGACGGGCCGCATGGATTCGCCACTCAGCGATAACAGCTCGGTTTGCAGCGCGCGACGGCGAGTATCCTCCGTACCCTCGCCCAGGGTGACCAGTCGCAGGAACATCTGCCGGGTCGCAGTCTGCTGATCCGGCGTCAGACTGGCGAGTACCTCGTCAGCGCGGCGGGCCAGTACCCCGTGCACGCCGCCAAGATCCTGATATGCGGCGAGGCTCAGCCGGTGATCGGTGCGCCGGTCGAACAGCTCCGTCAGCGCATACTGGAGCAGGGGCAGCGCACCGGGCTGGTCGTGCACGTCTGCGACCATCGCCGCTGTAAGGTCCGGGTCCAGGGCCACGTGGACCTTTTCCGCTGGCTGCGTGATGGCCTGCAAAAGCTCCTCGCGGTTTAGTGGCACGACCACTTCAGTACGCTCGCTCATCAGGCGGCTGAAGTCACTGTGCATCAGGGGCCGGTCGTAAAAGTCTGCCCGCAGGGTGATCACGATGCGCAGCGGGCTGCGCGGATCGGTGGCTGCTGCGTACAGGCTGTCCATGAAAAACCACGCGTCGGCGGGATCTTCCACAAGCGTGAAGATCTCTTCGAACTGATCGATCACTAGCAGCAGTGTGCTGTTTTCGTCGGGCAGGACTTCCCGAACGGCACGCAGCAGGCCGCGTTCATCTTCGCGCAGCGTGGGAAGCAAGTTTAGCCCGGACGTGGACGCCAACCGGTTGAGCGTGATCTCCACTTCGTCCAGCGGATGCGCTCCTGGCAGCATTTCGGCCACGAACCAGTTGGCCGACCCTTCCAGTCGATCGGCGCGCAGGGCCGGAATCAGTCCGGCGCGCACCACGCTTGACTTGCCGCTGCCGCTTGGTCCTACGACGGCCAGGAAACGCGCGAAGGGGTTGTCCTCGGCCAGCCGCGCGATCAGCGAATTGACCAGTGCATTGCGCCCATAAAAATCATCGGCGTCGGCTTCCGTAAAGGCGTAGAGACCCTTATAAGGATTGCGCACCGGTTCGCCCGGCAGGTAGGGGTCGCTGCGCTGCGTCCCTGAGAGCGCCACCACGGGAATGGCCAATCCGTCCGCTTCGCGCAGGGCGGCGGCCAGACTCAGCGCGTCCGGAAAGCGATCCTCCGGATCTTTGGCCGTCGCCCGCTGCACCACGACGTCCACCCCGATGGGAAGCTCTGGGCGCAGCGCGTGCGGCGCGGGCAGCGGCTCGTGGATCTGCCGGTAGAGCAGGGCTGCGGTGGACAGATCGGGCGGGAATGCCGGCTGGCCGGTAAGCGCCTCGAACAACACGACGCCCAGGCTGTATAGGTCGCTGGAAGGCGCGACCGGCTCGCTCTTGATTTGTTCGGGCGATAGATAGGCGGGCGAGCCGACTGGCAGGCCGCTTTGCGTCGCCTTGATCGCCGGACCCAGCACCTTGGCGATGCCGAAGTCGGTCAGGTAAGCGTTGTCGTGATCGTCGAGCAGGATGTTGGCGGGCTTGATGTCGCGGTGCACGATGCCCGACTGGTGCGCGAAGCCTAATGCGGCTGCGATCTGGTCGATGATCTGTACACACGCGTCTAGCGGCAGCGGACCGCGATTGAGCCGGTCTTGCAGACTCTCGCGCAGCAGACGCATCACAAGGAATCCGCCGTCCGGCTCGCGCCAGTAATCGTAGAGCGGCACGATGTTGGGGTGTTCCAGCCGGGCTACGAGCTGCGCTTCGGCCTCGAAGCGGCGGATGAAGTCGGGATGGTTGGCGTATTCGGGCTTGATGGCCTTGATCGCCACCTCGCGCTGCTGGTCACCGATCGCCTGGGACGCGCGATACACCTCGCCGAATCCGCCGGACCCGATCAGCTCGTGGATCGTGTAGGACCGGATGGCTTCAGTGTCGCTCGATTCGTCCAGCAGCTCGCCGGACAGGATGCGTTCGTACAGGGCAGTGGTCTCGGCGGCAGGTTCAACGCCTATCTCGTCTGCCAGCAGTTGGCAAAAGGCGGCGTAGTGTTCCAGGGCTTTGTTCCGCTGGCTGGACAGGGCCAGCAGGCGCAGCATCTGCTGGTGCGATTCCTCTCGCAGCTCGTCCATCGTCAAAAGCTGCGTGGCCAGCGCGATCCCGGCTGCGTAATCGCCGCTGGCAAGGTGAAACGCGATTAATGCATCCAGCGCGCCCATCGCCCGCAGACGCAAGCGCTCGCGCTCGCGGGTCGCCCATTCTTCCAGGGCCTGGCTGCCGCTGTAAAAGCCCGCCAGAAAATCACCCTGGTACAGCGTCATCGCTTCGCCGAGCAGTGTGGTATCCACGCCCGCGCGGTCAAGCCGCTGTTCGAATTCAGTGACGTCCAGCCACACGTCGCTGTTGGGCTTGAGTCCCACCGCGCTACGCGAGATGCTCATGAATGGACCGGCGGTCTGGCGCAGGCTGGTGAGCGCCACCCGCAGATTCGCCAGCGCACGCGCCTGTTCCCGATCTTCCCAAAGCATTTCAGCGAGTACTTCGCGCGGACGGCTTTGCCGGGTAAGGGCGAAGTAGAGCAGCAGCACCTGGACTTTACGCGAGTCAAACCCCGTTACGGGTTCCCCATTACGGTGGATCGACAAGCCTCCGAGCGCACGGATTTCGAGTTTCTCGGCCATTAGCGCTAATCCCCGAACGTTTTCTGAACGATAGCGCAGTAAGGTTTGAGTACAGACTGGACTAGGGGCGTCGTGGAGTGAGGGGCACCGCA
This sequence is a window from Aggregatilinea lenta. Protein-coding genes within it:
- a CDS encoding NAD-dependent epimerase/dehydratase family protein codes for the protein MRVLILGAPGNIGTAIIHEFIARGDDVTAFNLPARREAIPPDVHFIAGDRYDFPVFEAQMREEGYFDCVIDMICFDPAHAESAIRAFDSHIGQYIFTSTVDVYCKPATHYPITESEPRRGNNAYARGKKLAEDVFLRQHDEGGFPVTIIRPAFTYGEGGGIVDIFGWSTSVFDRIRKGKPLICHGDGSSFWVANHRDSLAVAYGNAAHNPAALGRIYHVTGEEWLTWNRYFEIIAEAIGAPKPQLVHIPTDVLSQIAPARTEGLVSNFSGNNVFDNTAARTDLGYVYKVTWTEGVRRVYDYLERHGKIEACEENSFQDQIIGIWQSMTSNLP
- a CDS encoding nSTAND1 domain-containing NTPase encodes the protein MAEKLEIRALGGLSIHRNGEPVTGFDSRKVQVLLLYFALTRQSRPREVLAEMLWEDREQARALANLRVALTSLRQTAGPFMSISRSAVGLKPNSDVWLDVTEFEQRLDRAGVDTTLLGEAMTLYQGDFLAGFYSGSQALEEWATRERERLRLRAMGALDALIAFHLASGDYAAGIALATQLLTMDELREESHQQMLRLLALSSQRNKALEHYAAFCQLLADEIGVEPAAETTALYERILSGELLDESSDTEAIRSYTIHELIGSGGFGEVYRASQAIGDQQREVAIKAIKPEYANHPDFIRRFEAEAQLVARLEHPNIVPLYDYWREPDGGFLVMRLLRESLQDRLNRGPLPLDACVQIIDQIAAALGFAHQSGIVHRDIKPANILLDDHDNAYLTDFGIAKVLGPAIKATQSGLPVGSPAYLSPEQIKSEPVAPSSDLYSLGVVLFEALTGQPAFPPDLSTAALLYRQIHEPLPAPHALRPELPIGVDVVVQRATAKDPEDRFPDALSLAAALREADGLAIPVVALSGTQRSDPYLPGEPVRNPYKGLYAFTEADADDFYGRNALVNSLIARLAEDNPFARFLAVVGPSGSGKSSVVRAGLIPALRADRLEGSANWFVAEMLPGAHPLDEVEITLNRLASTSGLNLLPTLREDERGLLRAVREVLPDENSTLLLVIDQFEEIFTLVEDPADAWFFMDSLYAAATDPRSPLRIVITLRADFYDRPLMHSDFSRLMSERTEVVVPLNREELLQAITQPAEKVHVALDPDLTAAMVADVHDQPGALPLLQYALTELFDRRTDHRLSLAAYQDLGGVHGVLARRADEVLASLTPDQQTATRQMFLRLVTLGEGTEDTRRRALQTELLSLSGESMRPVMDTFGRARLLTFDHDPVTRSPTVEVAHEALLREWMRLRRWLDDGRHDIQRQRRLAAATAEWLATDRNRGFLLNGARLAQFDDWMQTTSVDLTRSERAFLDASLAQRETQAQAEAERQAYERRLERRAYRRMRAIVGILLVASAFGILLTAGIFLQRQNAVSAQEDAQRNAAEFRSIALSMGARQEFGNGRPDVALALAREAINMGSPPPDADRVFFDLATSSWIRQRFTGVHTSTIFDAAYVSGGQHIITSGWDGRAVLWDTHTGEAVDMLATDFTLTMIAIHPDDHLAAIGGFQNNVLLWDLETGDVNELVAGDHSHSMLDWSPDETVMVSSATEGDARKIYVWDAHTLELLHEVDAHDNGFILSGDFSPDGTLFVSASLAGTVKVWDAATWDLVQSYKYEGPPGLAGVWDAQFLSDGERIIFGGEGITPDGKSVGEAILWRWRTDEIVWDITSPVISFQDVAVSPDERWFVTGSNDPFTVVQLWDLERGQLVRTYDGHTQRVQNVEFSPDGSMILSASSDGTAILWDTWWPGTRAVMPSPSQSLDVEEDQLISIAVSGHRVGVIARDGTIEIWNFETGELVQTLHGEPGMAQPSFSSEGQLFLAMDYSGPNGNVYVWDVASGELIQTLDHSDGKAISAAFSPDGHSLVVGESAGQRIVQWDLATGEPIHIFEGHTGWVDAVLFSPDGNTLYSGSRDGYVFEWDTTTGEIKRSLEGHTGEVLALAINGEGTLLASGGGDDTVILWDLATGQPVRTLAAHSNDVTSLDFNSDGTLLLSGSVDTTMILWDVATGEPLNRFVGHSGPVAGQFTNDGERIVSLAEGKQIIVWDASLPPDGLLAWAEANRYRTSFTCEQRDQFEIEPLCDS